Proteins co-encoded in one Marmota flaviventris isolate mMarFla1 chromosome 9, mMarFla1.hap1, whole genome shotgun sequence genomic window:
- the Fam111a gene encoding serine protease FAM111A isoform X1, producing the protein MPALWVCQARSSQGARGIERRDVVDKDQARIGRDPSFWKAWLSQRESESKRARAGASRVRDLFQLNYLFHLQVIMSCKKRRSQKNLFDVKKNMKIENYFSQVPKEQQNNSGIIQMKMQSRKRPRDITNTQDQSSHSPRKTPKVQTTSPNKIINIILDVNLRKNKNMKYMLTHSEGGSLLAGLKTVDAVRKAMETRPGKEMLVRGTEGIEGFLNLGMPLSCFPENSHVVITFSKSKSKQKEDGQVFGRLNQESTDVVKFYIHAIGKIRKRIVKRGELHKEGNKLCVYGFKGETIKDTMCKDGRFLPFLETDNWKLIGNLDSILENSQLIDELEGKLFQVEADQVMNPKAAAAQNNELEERNTRVLKEYIVEEYPCLKRESEKIRENLKEKMKKRQKNTSLFKLHKTNFGKRTKNSTPVKVIKHLSQFSDSVGYIFWNNNGNGGCATCFVFKGLFIFTCRHVINDIVGEGIEPSQWADIISQCVMVKFDYEDTPVTKDNCFLVEPWFEISDTTLDYAVLKLKENGQEVPAGLYNGIGPIPYSGLIYIIGHPDGEKKHTDACVVIPQGKREEKCKEKIQMRTAAGYYKSEFIHMYTQRSFQEMLQNPDVITYDTTFFFGSSGSPVFDSKGSLVAMHAAGTTCLLLSEKAHIIEFGPAMNSILSNIKQNHERWYNDVFLNQQDVEMPSQEY; encoded by the exons ATGCCAGCCCTTTGGGTGTGCCAGGCGCGCAGCAGCCAGGGAGCCCGGGGAATTG AGAGGAGAGACGTGGTGGACAAGGACCAGGCTCGGATCGGCCGTGATCCCAGTTTCTGGAAAGCGTGGCTGAGCCAGAGAGAAAGTGAAAGCAAGCGAGCGCGCGCAGGAGCGAGCCGGGTGCGAGACT tgtttcaGCTGAACTACCTATTTCATCTTCAAGTCATCATGAGCTGTAAGAAACGCAGGTCACAGAAGAACTTGTTTGATgtgaaaaaaaacatgaaaatagagaACTATTTTTCTCAG GTCCCAAAAGAACAGCAGAATAATTCCGGTATTATTCAAATGAAGATGCAATCTAGAAAAAGGCCAAGAGATATAACTAACACCCAGGATCAAAGTTCCCACTCACCCAGGAAAACTCCAAAAGTCCAGACCACTTCTCCAAATAAGATCATTAATATTATCTTGGATGTAAACCTTAGAAAAAACAAGAACATGAAATATATGCTCACACACAGCGAGGGGGGCAGCTTGCTGGCGGGGCTCAAGACCGTTGATGCTGTCAGAAAAGCTATGGAGACTCGGCCAGGTAAGGAAATGCTGGTGCGTGGCACAGAAGGAATTGAAGGCTTCTTAAACCTTGGAATGCCACTCAGTTGTTTTCCTGAAAACAGCCACGTGGTAATTACATTTTCCAAAAGTAAAAGCAAGCAGAAAGAAGATGGCCAAGTATTTGGCCGGCTCAACCAGGAATCTACTGACGTGGTCAAATTTTACATTCATGCAATTGGGAAGATCAGAAAACGAATTGTGAAGCGTGGGGAGCTTCACAAAGAAGGAAACAAACTCTGTGTCTATGGTTTCAAAGGAGAAACCATCAAGGACACCATGTGCAAGGATGGAAGGTTTCTTCCCTTTTTGGAGACTGACAATTGGAAGCTCATTGGTAACCTGGACTCCATTCTAGAAAACTCACAGCTGATAGATGAGTTAGAAGGTAAGCTCTTTCAAGTTGAGGCTGATCAAGTAATGAACCCTAAGGCAGCAGCTGCTCAAAACAATGAGTTAGAAGAAAGAAACACCCGTGTGTTGAAAGAGTACATTGTGGAAGAGTATCCCTGTttgaaaagagaaagtgaaaaaatcagggaaaacttgaaggaaaaaatgaaaaaaagacagaagaataCTTCTCTATTTAAATTGCATAAAACAAATTTTGGGAAACGCACAAAAAACTCAACTCCAGTGAAAGTAATCAAACATCTTTCACAATTCAGTGACTCAGTGGGGTACATATTCTGGAACAATAATGGAAATGGAGGCTGTGCCACCTGctttgtttttaagggattgtTCATTTTCACTTGTCGGCATGTAATAAACGATATCGTGGGAGAAGGAATAGAGCCAAGCCAGTGGGCAGATATAATCAGTCAATGTGTAATGGTGAAATTCGATTATGAAGATACCCCAGTCACAAAAGACAACTGCTTTCTCGTTGAACCTTGGTTTGAGATATCTGACACAACTCTTGACTACGCTGTCCTGAAACTAAAAGAAAACGGACAAGAAGTACCTGCGGGGCTGTATAATGGGATTGGTCCTATACCGTATAGTGGTTTGATATATATTATTGGCCATCCAGATGGAGAAAAGAAGCATACTGATGCTTGTGTTGTGATTCCTCAGGGTAAACGAGAAGAGAAATGTAAGGAAAAGATTCAGATGAGAACAGCAGCAGGTTACTATAAATCTGAGTTTATCCACATGTACACTCAAAGAAGCTTCCAGGAAATGCTTCAAAATCCTGATGTGATTACCTATGacaccacctttttttttgggtcttctggcTCTCCGGTGTTTGATTCAAAAGGTTCCTTGGTGGCCATGCATGCTGCTGGCACCACGTGTCTGCTACTGAGTGAGAAGGCTCATATCATTGAGTTTGGCCCGGCTATGAACAGTATCCTCTCAAATATTAAGCAAAACCATGAAAGATGGTATAATGATGTATTTCTAAACCAACAGGATGTAGAAATGCCAAGTCAAGAGTACTGA
- the Fam111a gene encoding serine protease FAM111A isoform X2, with protein MSCKKRRSQKNLFDVKKNMKIENYFSQVPKEQQNNSGIIQMKMQSRKRPRDITNTQDQSSHSPRKTPKVQTTSPNKIINIILDVNLRKNKNMKYMLTHSEGGSLLAGLKTVDAVRKAMETRPGKEMLVRGTEGIEGFLNLGMPLSCFPENSHVVITFSKSKSKQKEDGQVFGRLNQESTDVVKFYIHAIGKIRKRIVKRGELHKEGNKLCVYGFKGETIKDTMCKDGRFLPFLETDNWKLIGNLDSILENSQLIDELEGKLFQVEADQVMNPKAAAAQNNELEERNTRVLKEYIVEEYPCLKRESEKIRENLKEKMKKRQKNTSLFKLHKTNFGKRTKNSTPVKVIKHLSQFSDSVGYIFWNNNGNGGCATCFVFKGLFIFTCRHVINDIVGEGIEPSQWADIISQCVMVKFDYEDTPVTKDNCFLVEPWFEISDTTLDYAVLKLKENGQEVPAGLYNGIGPIPYSGLIYIIGHPDGEKKHTDACVVIPQGKREEKCKEKIQMRTAAGYYKSEFIHMYTQRSFQEMLQNPDVITYDTTFFFGSSGSPVFDSKGSLVAMHAAGTTCLLLSEKAHIIEFGPAMNSILSNIKQNHERWYNDVFLNQQDVEMPSQEY; from the exons ATGAGCTGTAAGAAACGCAGGTCACAGAAGAACTTGTTTGATgtgaaaaaaaacatgaaaatagagaACTATTTTTCTCAG GTCCCAAAAGAACAGCAGAATAATTCCGGTATTATTCAAATGAAGATGCAATCTAGAAAAAGGCCAAGAGATATAACTAACACCCAGGATCAAAGTTCCCACTCACCCAGGAAAACTCCAAAAGTCCAGACCACTTCTCCAAATAAGATCATTAATATTATCTTGGATGTAAACCTTAGAAAAAACAAGAACATGAAATATATGCTCACACACAGCGAGGGGGGCAGCTTGCTGGCGGGGCTCAAGACCGTTGATGCTGTCAGAAAAGCTATGGAGACTCGGCCAGGTAAGGAAATGCTGGTGCGTGGCACAGAAGGAATTGAAGGCTTCTTAAACCTTGGAATGCCACTCAGTTGTTTTCCTGAAAACAGCCACGTGGTAATTACATTTTCCAAAAGTAAAAGCAAGCAGAAAGAAGATGGCCAAGTATTTGGCCGGCTCAACCAGGAATCTACTGACGTGGTCAAATTTTACATTCATGCAATTGGGAAGATCAGAAAACGAATTGTGAAGCGTGGGGAGCTTCACAAAGAAGGAAACAAACTCTGTGTCTATGGTTTCAAAGGAGAAACCATCAAGGACACCATGTGCAAGGATGGAAGGTTTCTTCCCTTTTTGGAGACTGACAATTGGAAGCTCATTGGTAACCTGGACTCCATTCTAGAAAACTCACAGCTGATAGATGAGTTAGAAGGTAAGCTCTTTCAAGTTGAGGCTGATCAAGTAATGAACCCTAAGGCAGCAGCTGCTCAAAACAATGAGTTAGAAGAAAGAAACACCCGTGTGTTGAAAGAGTACATTGTGGAAGAGTATCCCTGTttgaaaagagaaagtgaaaaaatcagggaaaacttgaaggaaaaaatgaaaaaaagacagaagaataCTTCTCTATTTAAATTGCATAAAACAAATTTTGGGAAACGCACAAAAAACTCAACTCCAGTGAAAGTAATCAAACATCTTTCACAATTCAGTGACTCAGTGGGGTACATATTCTGGAACAATAATGGAAATGGAGGCTGTGCCACCTGctttgtttttaagggattgtTCATTTTCACTTGTCGGCATGTAATAAACGATATCGTGGGAGAAGGAATAGAGCCAAGCCAGTGGGCAGATATAATCAGTCAATGTGTAATGGTGAAATTCGATTATGAAGATACCCCAGTCACAAAAGACAACTGCTTTCTCGTTGAACCTTGGTTTGAGATATCTGACACAACTCTTGACTACGCTGTCCTGAAACTAAAAGAAAACGGACAAGAAGTACCTGCGGGGCTGTATAATGGGATTGGTCCTATACCGTATAGTGGTTTGATATATATTATTGGCCATCCAGATGGAGAAAAGAAGCATACTGATGCTTGTGTTGTGATTCCTCAGGGTAAACGAGAAGAGAAATGTAAGGAAAAGATTCAGATGAGAACAGCAGCAGGTTACTATAAATCTGAGTTTATCCACATGTACACTCAAAGAAGCTTCCAGGAAATGCTTCAAAATCCTGATGTGATTACCTATGacaccacctttttttttgggtcttctggcTCTCCGGTGTTTGATTCAAAAGGTTCCTTGGTGGCCATGCATGCTGCTGGCACCACGTGTCTGCTACTGAGTGAGAAGGCTCATATCATTGAGTTTGGCCCGGCTATGAACAGTATCCTCTCAAATATTAAGCAAAACCATGAAAGATGGTATAATGATGTATTTCTAAACCAACAGGATGTAGAAATGCCAAGTCAAGAGTACTGA